The DNA region AGGCACCATAAAAGTATATTCAAACAAATAATGAACAGTAGAATGtataaatgcatgaaaatacCAATatcatacaataataataataataataataatgtttgcTTAATATAGCCTACGTGTTCAAGGCTCACAGCAAAAAAAGTAGCTTTGCAACAAACTGTAGCAAATGGCTATGAATGAgggaaaactgaaaaaaacaaacaaactgtacacTTATAGCTTGCGTTGTACATAAAGTGTGGATTGAAATTTTACTGGAATGAAccttgaaggaatagtttgatcttttgggaaatattctcatttgctttcttcccgagagttagctgagaagatcgacaccactctcGTGTCTCTCCAGTAAATACAtacagctacagccagcagccatttagcttagctcagcataaagactggaaacaggggaaaaagCTAGCCTCACTTTGTCTAAATGTAACATGCCATTAGCGCCTTTAAGGGTCACTAAtgacacgttatatcttgtttgtttaatctgtacaaaaagcGGACGTGTAAACGACGAGTTGCGTTTTTACAGGATTTATGTGCTGCACTGGTCGCCTGGCAGCCTCGAGGTCACGACAAGacaccaggaagtcactgcatcCTGCCAATaaatagagccaggctagctgtttccctctgtgtctaCTCTTTATATTAAgttaagctaaccggctgctggctgtagcttcatatttaatgcacagacatgaaactgTCGATCTTGTCATTATCTCTCAGCAGGGAAGTGAATGAATTGTGACTTACTTGAcgttttttgtcaaaaaatgctgttttttgaAAGAATGAATTTTAGAGCTGcaatttgtaaaacaaaatgtccctTCTTTATTTAACATAGAGGACATTATGTGTTATGGTGATTTATTGTAttagtttctgttttgtattgttattgCCTATTGTTGAGTTTGTCTTTTGTAGTGtctcttgtgtatttgttgttgagttCTATGTATTTAAAAGGCCCATCTAGGGATGGGCAATACAAATTAGCTTAGGCTATAATGTGCTGTGGTGTGTGACATTGGTTTATGCTACATACTTGtccctatacaaataaacattcaataaattaaaaactgtTGTTGGTGTTTGCAGTCTCAGGTGGAGGACCGACTGGACAGACTGGACGATGTGATCCACGTCCTGAGGAACCACGCTGTGGGCCCCGGTCTGCCCACTGACATCCAGGGCCTGCTGAACCAGAACCACCACGGCCACCCGGGATCTGCCAGCACTCTGCCGCTCGTCGCTCACCCTCCATCCATGGTTAAcaaccattttttttaagtatttaagGAAGGACAGGGAAGCATGTATGGAAAttccatgttgtgtgtgtgtacagtatgtatgtgtgtgctggtaTTCAGTTTCAGGAATTTTCCACCAGTTatgtctgcatgttttcctCATGTAAAGGTTGTTGTCCTTGAAATAGGAAACTGAGCACAATGGGAGAGCACTGTGACGCGTCGCCCTTGTGTGGAGAGCGTACAGTATGTGCAGACTCTAATTCCACTGTGGGGTGATGGGGAACGCCCGCGTCGTGCACTCCTATTCCAGCATGTTTCCCTTTCACCAGACCAGGGGATTTTGGCCCAGCTGGAGTGGAAGTATATGCAGGGGAAAGGGGTTTTTAGCCTAATCCTTTAGGGCAGGGGGGTATTAAATTctctcacttttatttttccaaatgaTTTGTCGGTTAGACGTGAATCATTCCTGAAGAGAATTAGTGGTATGTTTAGGAGTGTATAGTAGTTTTAAGGGAAGGATTAAGATTGTCAGAGATTAAATTAATTCTGTAGAGCGAGAGATCTACCCAGTGTTACGCCGGAAATGAGGGGGCAGATGTTGGGTTTGTGACTTATTTGTCATTGGTTGGATCTAAGAGTTGTACACTGTATGTGGCTGATCCAGGCCCGCTGTCTTATGAACACATGAATATTGCCCTTATCTCATCCCGTTCTCTTTGTGTCATAAAGGTTGAAGCTGTCAATATGAACAACAACCACTCAGCCTTCCAGAGCCGCACACAAAATGGCCACCCGTACCCAGCCAGACAGAGGGCCACGCTTCAGCCCATGCAAGGTGGAGGCAGAGGCGAGTCATTCCTCTCATCTATCTGCTGCTGCATTCATATATTTCACCTCCTTTATCTGTGCTTTTGAACCTTTGAACTGACTTAAGAGATGtcacagtttattattattcttattttttattttgtgtgatcTCCCACAGGAAGTCTGGGAGTTCTGGGTAATCTGGAGCTGAAGATGGAAAGCGGGGAAAGGGAAGAGATGATGCACACCAATCACAGCCACAGCTCTGACAGCCAGAGATCAGATGACGAGACTGATcacaaaacacaggaagaaaacaggTAAACTGTCCCACTTTGCTGCTTTCCATTGAGACTCattgtgttgaaatgtttgtggtgtacattaatctgaaaagtaagaataaaaaataagatataagTATTTTGTGAATGTAAAGTAGTACGgcagatttcaaaataaaagtcccccACTCACAGGCAAGTATTAGAGCCTTCTTGCCAATTTAAGATACTGTCAGACCCCCTGCTGTGAAGGGCAGCTGTGTCCAGGCAAGCCTATTTAGCTCTGCctcatatttcttcttcatgtcgGATTAAGTTGCACTGAAttaaatgaggaaaaaagaggagcTGCCAGGACATACAGTCAATGGTTAAGACATCAATGATATGAAGGTGTATTTTGGTAATGGGGTTAtccaaaaaaaatccccaaaacacaAGGGGGccaaaataagtatttttacagtatCTTTCCGCTGTCCTCAGTAGCCATTAAGAGTCAAATACAGCTGGGTTGAGTTTTCACTGCACTCTATTATTTGTAAATAATTTTTCATCATATGAAAGTTCCCAGAGGCCAGAGTGACATCaacaaattgcttgttttatatggccaacagttcaaaacccaaatatattcaaattacaaaaatataaaactgagaaaagcagcaaatcctcacatttgagatgctgaaaatgttttgtttggtattttttgcttaataaataaattaatagttgcagattaatttgcTGTTCAACTATCAATTAATAaacaaattgtttcagctttgtgacatcAGACTTGAATATTGATGATGAAGGATGGTATTTTAAGTTCATTAATATGGTTTGGATATTAAATGAGCCacttgaaaaatgtataaataaagatttataaAGTCAGTGATTTAAAACCAGACTGTATGTCATGAAAATTTCACTGGTTAATGTGAGTGCCTGGCCTGGTGTCTCTAATTTCTGAAGTCAGAACAAACCTCTTCAGGACATCTAGTTTAAAGATATCgatttttatatatgtatttgtttttgtttttgtttcttattcAAACTGAATGAGACAATGattgaaaagaaacagattatCGAAATGTGACTAAAAGTGCATCTCTTGATTATCAGTCGTTATTGACTGTTAGGGGTTTTCTAAAATAAATGCATGGATTAATTATTCATAAATGTGAGCCTGATCACATGAGCTTGTCGTCAATGTGTAGTATGTAAGCCCCTTTTACAGAACAAATGAGGGTGTATCGGATGACCTCAGGAGACTCAACAACATGATGTCAGCTCTgtgaccagcagagggcagagaCATCCACAATATAACACAACACTTGCATGTGATCCACTGAAGCGTTCACTTAGATCCATTTAAGCTtgaatatgatatatataatatgttttaataaCATCAATATGTCATTTAGGAGTTAAAAGAGTCAGACAATAAATTGTATCCTTACCAGCATTTTCTCATACCTTGTTGATGTTGTAGTAACCATGAGGATGAGGACCTGAGCCCGGAGCAGAAGGCCGAACGTGAGCGTGAGAGGAGGATGGCCAATAACGCCCGTGAACGCCTGCGTGTGCGGGATATCAACGAGGCCTTTAAGGAGCTGGGTCACATGTGTCAGCTGCACCTGAAGAGTGAGAAGCCACAGACCAAGCTGCTGGTGCTGCACCAGGCCGTGGCAGTGATCCTGAGCCTGGAACAACAAGTCAGAGGTCAGtgcgtcctcctctctgatgatCCCACCTCAGAGGGAGCTGCAAAGATGGGGCCTTGTCTCTGTGTCAAGTCAAATaagtaaaagagagagtgaaaataaaGTGGAGAATAAGTTAGAAACCTACAACTAGGGGTTGGGAGTGAGTGTAGGAGAGTAACCACAGTTTATCCAGAGTAAAATATCtcatcatttgatccattgttaatattaaaatattgattagagcagctttaaagccCCTATGagcagaatttaaaatgttctaaCTTTGGCATCGCCTTGTCTTTgtattaaaaaagacaataataatTGATGATACACTAAGATTAATAATGGCAGAAAAGTCAACAGCAAAAGCAGAATTCGTGAGGTATTTTCCAGCAGTTTCCCCGGAACTAAAATACCTGAATCTGCATCACACAGGGGATGGAAATGAATAATATCCGTGTACTACCATATGTCTTCAGTGCCTTTATTTAGTCAAATGCTTGTTGAATCCCACAGAGAGGAACCTGAACCCGAAGGCAGCGTGCCTgcggaggagagaggaagagaaggcaTCTGCAGTCATGACGGATCCACAGTCCATGCATCTTTCTTTCCACCCCAGTCTGACAGACCCAGCGAACCCCATGGGCCACCTCTGAACATCTGGTAATAACTACATCAAATCCAAATACAGTTTCATGTCAGAGATAGACAAAATGCTACCAAACCATGATGTCTTGATTTTTAGAGATATTAAACAGTAAACAGGTGgatatttctatttttgatATAAAGCGTATTTCAAAAGAGCTACTGAAAAAATtcattaataatatttatatacCACTGTGTCTCTTTGATGTCCAGATGTTGAGTGAAGAGCATCCAGCTGTTTTTGGACGTCCAGCGTTTCTCCTGAATTCGGACCAGAGCGGAGAGGTCGACGCTCTCTTAAAATAAAGCGTGATGCAGTTGAACaatcatctcctcacctcccgAACGGACTTCTAACTTTGTGCCTAAACTTTACTTGTAATAGACAAATGCATTGTAAGCTGCAGatgttttgtacatattttgtatatttattaattatctgtctgtttaatTATATATCTGAAAGGATGAAACCTGGTAGTGACAAGGTGTCATCTGCAGTTTGATTTTTGGCAGAGCCAGATGTGTTTCTGACTGACTTTTACAGTGTGTCACTATTTACCACGTTCACTCGTGATTTCCACCGAGCTCAGAGGACTGACATTTCCAtatttgtgtgttcagacaacggatttcatttgtcttgtggtgtgtgtgtgagagagggagtatgtgagctgctgtgtgagtgtgtgtgtgttagttttgCAGGAGTTTGACCATTCTGTGAATGAACAGATCTCCGAGAATGTTCTTTAACACGTGGGCATCATCTgttatttgtatgtttgttaCAAATTTGTGTTATAGCACTGTTAACAGGATTACATTCAATGATTCACTGGTGGACagaatcttcttcttctcagtgtAATTATTTCTCTTCAGATGTAGTCGAAGCTCTTTGCATGTTTGAGTTTTTAATAGAAGATTTCAGCTTTTTTCTAAGTTATGTAACTT from Enoplosus armatus isolate fEnoArm2 chromosome 6, fEnoArm2.hap1, whole genome shotgun sequence includes:
- the LOC139286797 gene encoding transcription factor 12-like yields the protein MNCTHPVSGPGNNSLMYCYNMKPIYGQSPTNDDINHNSSFHPSTKAPSNVFASTFFEGTSNSPNIWNAVNGLNQQGYEGALGAATTHQTQPGSYSNMQPPHNHLDYSPHSVMAADMNRGLPPMSTFHRNNTASCTPSINTSESSTVSGSHRNVSGGGSQTGDTLGKALASIYSPDHTSSSFPSSSSTPVRSPSPLTNSADPAGANMWPRSSVQAPVSPHYESSLISLSQVEDRLDRLDDVIHVLRNHAVGPGLPTDIQGLLNQNHHGHPGSASTLPLVAHPPSMVEAVNMNNNHSAFQSRTQNGHPYPARQRATLQPMQGSLGVLGNLELKMESGEREEMMHTNHSHSSDSQRSDDETDHKTQEENSNHEDEDLSPEQKAERERERRMANNARERLRVRDINEAFKELGHMCQLHLKSEKPQTKLLVLHQAVAVILSLEQQVRERNLNPKAACLRRREEEKASAVMTDPQSMHLSFHPSLTDPANPMGHL